Proteins encoded by one window of Rutidosis leptorrhynchoides isolate AG116_Rl617_1_P2 chromosome 7, CSIRO_AGI_Rlap_v1, whole genome shotgun sequence:
- the LOC139858646 gene encoding amino acid permease 3-like, with protein sequence MKMGEHAAGKFEIAAGFAPQAPSKCFDDDGRLKRTGTVWTASAHIITAVIGSGVLSLAWATAQLGWVAGPTVLFLFSFVTYYTSCLLAACYRSGDPVNGKRNYTYMEAVQNNLGGFQVKICGLIQYFNLVGVAIGYTIAASISMIAVKKSSCFHEKGHDNPCGVSGTPYMMMFGVLEILFSQIPDFDQISWLSMVAAVMSFTYSSIGLGLGISKVVENRKVKGSLTGISIGAVTPSGTVTEIQKIWRSFQALGAIAFAYSYSLILIEIQDTIKSPPAEYKTMKKATMISVVTTTIFYMFCGCFGYAAFGDMSPGNLLTGFGFYNPYWLLDIANAAIVIHLVGAYQVYCQPLFAFVETTASRYFPESKFINNDIDIPIPFGGYKLNLFRLVWRTAFVCMTTIVALLMPFFNDVVGILGAFGFWPLTVYFPVEMYIVQKKIPKWSTRWISLQILSVACLIISLCAAAGSFAGVASDLKVYTPFKTVY encoded by the exons ATGAAG ATGGGAGAACATGCTGCCGGAAAGTTCGAAATTGCCGCAGGTTTTGCTCCTCAAGCACCTTCAAAGTGCTTTGATGACGACGGTCGACTTAAAAGAACTG GGACTGTTTGGACTGCAAGTGCACATATCATAACTGCGGTTATAGGCTCCGGGGTGTTGTCGTTAGCATGGGCGACAGCGCAACTCGGTTGGGTCGCGGGACCCACTGTTCTTTTCCTATTTTCATTTGTTACATATTACACTTCTTGCCTTCTAGCTGCCTGTTACCGGTCTGGGGACCCTGTTAATGGgaaaaggaactatacatacatgGAAGCTGTTCAAAACAATCTTG GTGGGTTTCAAGTTAAAATTTGTGGGTTGATTCAGTATTTTAATCTTGTTGGGGTAGCTATTGGATACACCATTGCAGCTTCTATtagtatgat AGCAGTAAAGAAATCAAGTTGTTTCCATGAAAAGGGACATGATAATCCATGTGGGGTATCAGGGACACCATATATGATGATGTTTGGTGTTTTAGAAATCTTGTTTTCTCAAATTCCAGATTTTGATCAAATTTCATGGCTTTCAATGGTGGCTGCTGTTATGTCATTCACTTATTCATCCATTGGTCTTGGCCTTGGGATTTcaaaagttgttg AAAATAGAAAAGTAAAAGGAAGCCTCACTGGAATTAGCATTGGAGCTGTTACTCCATCAGGAACTGTTACTGAAATTCAAAAAATATGGAGGAGCTTTCAAGCACTTGGAGCCATTGCTTTTGCTTATTCTTATTCCCTCATCCTCATTGAAATTCAG GATACAATCAAATCACCACCAGCAGAGTACAAAACCATGAAGAAGGCAACTATGATTAGTGTGGTGACAACAACAATCTTCTACATGTTTTGTGGATGTTTCGGCTACGCAGCATTTGGAGACATGTCACCCGGAAACCTCCTAACAGGATTCGGTTTCTACAACCCTTATTGGCTACTCGACATTGCAAATGCCGCCATCGTTATCCACTTAGTCGGGGCCTACCAAGTCTACTGTCAACCCTTATTCGCCTTCGTAGAAACCACGGCTTCTAGATATTTCCCTGAAAGCAAATTCATCAACAACGATATCGACATCCCAATCCCATTCGGTGGGTACAAGCTCAACTTGTTCCGATTAGTATGGAGAACCGCGTTTGTGTGCATGACCACAATTGTTGCGTTACTGATGCCTTTTTTCAACGACGTTGTTGGGATACTTGGAGCGTTTGGATTTTGGCCATTGACTGTTTATTTCCCGGTCGAAATGTATATTGTTCAAAAGAAGATACCAAAATGGAGTACgcgatggatttcattacaaatatTGAGTGTTGCTTGTCTCATAATTTCGCTATGTGCTGCAGCTGGATCGTTTGCCGGAGTGGCGTCTGATCTAAAAGTCTATACCCCATTCAAGACAGTATATTGA